DNA sequence from the Drosophila sechellia strain sech25 chromosome 3L, ASM438219v1, whole genome shotgun sequence genome:
TCTGCGAAGGTAAGATGCTGAAGGCAGTATTCCCTCTTGCTAAGGGTCACACGGTCAAAGTGGCGAAAGAAAGTTCCGTTCTAGAATTAGAAAATACCAAGTAAACCAAATATTTCTTGAACATATTAGGCAAATGAACCTCGAACAACGTGTACTGATCCTGCTCTTCTCGGTTGTCCAGGTAGAACATTCCGTCACACGGCATCGGTAGATCCCACTGGACGATTAGTTCGTTTTTAAAGTGTTTGCGGGACACCGACCCGTCGTCAAGAGTCACGTTAAGGAAGGGATCGAGTTCAGTCAGCTCCTCCTCGGACATGTTGTCGTTGCACACACCATTATCCATAATGTGGTCGTGAGGGCAGCAAAATCTGACACAGGGCTTCAGCTTGCACACACATCCTCTTATGTGACTGGCCACCTTCTGCTTGGAGTCGTCCGGGAGAATCCTGAAGTCATATTCTCCCGTCAAAATGGCCGGAACGAGCAACCCCTCAAATAAGTACGATCCATTCTGTAGCCTTTCAGCTGCCGAAATATCGACAGTGTCGAAATAATCGCATTCGGGAATGTCTGCATATGATTTTTGAATAACCAGCACCAAAAGTATGACAGTTGATATCCGAAGAACGAAAAGAGTTTTCATTTATCTGTAAAGGACACAAGAAAGGACGCCTTTTGCCAAGATGTTGTTGCCATAGTTGGAATTGGAAATAGCAAATCCAATGATAAGAACTTAAATGGTATGGTGATATCGTACAAATGAGAAATGAGAAGGAAGTTGTAATTGACAAAACGAAGATAGTCCACATATTTTTTCCCGTTTGTCATGCTGAATGAGGTTGATTTGTACATACATTTTGTTGTATAGGCCGAACAGTTGTTCTGGTTGATTTTTGAATTAGGAGGATTTCTCTAGCAATAAGGCACTTAGCTATGGAAGGCATTTTCATTCCAAATTCATTGTTAGCTACGGCTGCATTCTGTGGTAATTCGATTTTCATTCGGTTCATCTTCAACTTCCTGATGATCCTATATACAAAAGTGGAGGATATATGGAGGATATATGGATATGGTGACGGGGTGGTCTCACATTTGATCACAACACACTTAAAACTTGGTTCCTCCAATGCCTTGGGCTTCCAAGTAGCTAAACCATCAAAAGTCATTTGCAAAGCAAAGC
Encoded proteins:
- the LOC6610175 gene encoding G-protein coupled receptor Mth isoform X3, translating into MKTLFVLRISTVILLVLVIQKSYADIPECDYFDTVDISAAERLQNGSYLFEGLLVPAILTGEYDFRILPDDSKQKVASHIRGCVCKLKPCVRFCCPHDHIMDNGVCNDNMSEEELTELDPFLNVTLDDGSVSRKHFKNELIVQWDLPMPCDGMFYLDNREEQDQYTLFENGTFFRHFDRVTLSKREYCLQHLTFADGNATSIRIAPHNCLIVPSITGQTVVMITSLICMVLTIAVYLFVKKLQNLHGKCFICYMVCLFMGYLFLLFDLWQISISFCKPAGVLGYFFVMAAFLWLSVISLHLWNTFRGSSHKANRFFSEHRFLAYNTYAWGMSMVLTGITVLADNVVEDQDWNPRVGEEAHCWIYSGSSLVSHALLLRSNGISYCL